A region from the Canis lupus baileyi chromosome 27, mCanLup2.hap1, whole genome shotgun sequence genome encodes:
- the HIC2 gene encoding hypermethylated in cancer 2 protein isoform X2, which produces MVSGPLALRWYAWAGRGDMGPDMELPSHSKQLLLQLNQQRTKGFLCDVIIMVENSIFRAHKNVLAASSIYFKSLVLHDNLINLDTDMVSSTVFQQILDFIYTGKLLPSDQPAEPNFSTLLTAASYLQLPELAALCRRKLKRAGKPFGSGRVGATGMGRPPRSQRLSTASVIQARYPGLVDGRKGAHTPQELPQAKGSDDELFLGGSSQEGVHGLGRAICPASGEAGLGSCSTNGSSGGCEQELGLDLSKKSPPLPPATPGPPLTPDDPAQLSDSQHGSPLSASAPPVANSASYAELGGTPNEPMDLEGAEDNHLSLLEGPGGQPRKSLRHSARKKEWSKKEPMEGYETVSYGDNLYVCIPCAKGFPSSEQLNAHVETHTEEELFIKEEGAYETGSGGAEEEAEDLSAPSAAYAAEPRPFKCSVCEKTYKDPATLRQHEKTHWLTRPFPCNICGKMFTQRGTMTRHMRSHLGLKPFACDECGMRFTRQYRLTEHMRVHSGEKPYECQLCGGKFTQQRNLISHLRMHTSPS; this is translated from the exons GTGGTACGCGTGGGCGGGGCGCGGGGACATGGGGCCCGACATGGAGCTGCCCAGCCACTCCAAGCAGCTCCTGCTGCAGCTGAACCAGCAGAGGACGAAGGGTTTCCTGTGTGATGTCATTATCATGGTGGAGAACTCCATCTTCCGTGCGCACAAGAACGTCCTGGCTGCCAGCAGCATCTACTTCAAGTCCCTGGTCCTGCACGACAACCTCATCAACCTGGACACAGACATGGTCAGCTCCACAGTGTTCCAGCAGATCCTGGACTTCATCTACACGGGAAAACTGCTTCCCAGTGACCAGCCGGCCGAGCCCAACTTCAGCACTCTCCTCACTGCCGCCAGCTACCTCCAGCTGCCTGAGTTGGCAGCCCTTTGCCGCCGTAAACTCAAGCGAGCCGGCAAGCCCTTCGGCTCTGGTCGGGTGGGTGCCACTGGCATGGGGAGGCCCCCCCGCAGCCAGCGGCTATCCACAGCCTCCGTCATTCAGGCGCGGTATCCAGGGCTTGTGGACGGACGCAAAGGGGCCCATACCCCCCAGGAGCTCCCCCAGGCCAAAGGCTCAGATGACGAGCTTTTCCTCGGGGGCTCCAGCCAGGAGGGTGTGCATGGCCTGGGCCGGGCCATCTGTCCAGCCAGTGGGGAGGCCGGCCTGGGCAGCTGCAGCACCAATGGGAGCAGTGGGGGCTGTGAGCAGGAGCTAGGTCTGGACCTGTCCAAGAAGAGTCCTCCCCTACCTCCTGCCACCCCCGGTCCCCCCCTGACCCCCGACGACCCGGCCCAGTTGAGTGACAGTCAGCATGGCTCGCCCCTTTCAGCCTCCGCTCCTCCTGTTGCCAACAGTGCCTCTTATGCTGAGCTGGGGGGCACCCCCAATGAGCCCATGGATCTGGAGGGGGCCGAGGACAACCACCTGAGCCTGTTGGAGGGGCCTGGTGGGCAGCCCCGGAAGAGCCTGCGGCACTCAGCCCGCAAGAAGGAGTGGAGCAAGAAGGAGCCCATG GAAGGCTACGAGACCGTGTCCTATGGGGACAACCTGTACGTGTGCATCCCCTGCGCCAAAGGCTTCCCCAGCTCAGAGCAGCTCAACGCCCACGTGGAGACACACACGGAGGAGGAGCTGTTCATTAAGGAGGAGGGAGCCTACGAGACGGGCAGTGGGGGTGCCGAGGAGGAGGCCGAGGACCTGTCGGCACCCAGTGCAGCCTACGCGGCCGAGCCCCGACCCTTCAAGTGCTCGGTCTGTGAGAAGACCTACAAGGACCCTGCCACGCTGCGGCAGCACGAGAAGACGCACTGGCTGACCCGGCCCTTCCCCTGCAACATCTGCGGCAAAATGTTCACGCAGCGCGGCACCATGACGCGCCACATGAGGAGCCACCTGGGCCTGAAGCCCTTTGCCTGTGACGAGTGTGGCATGCGCTTCACCCGCCAGTACCGCCTCACCGAGCACATGCGTGTGCACTCGGGCGAGAAGCCCTACGAGTGCCAGCTCTGCGGGGGCAAGTTCACCCAGCAGCGCAACCTCATCAGCCACTTGCGCATGCACACCTCCCCCTCCTAG
- the HIC2 gene encoding hypermethylated in cancer 2 protein isoform X1: MVSGPLALRWYAWAGRGDMGPDMELPSHSKQLLLQLNQQRTKGFLCDVIIMVENSIFRAHKNVLAASSIYFKSLVLHDNLINLDTDMVSSTVFQQILDFIYTGKLLPSDQPAEPNFSTLLTAASYLQLPELAALCRRKLKRAGKPFGSGRVGATGMGRPPRSQRLSTASVIQARYPGLVDGRKGAHTPQELPQAKGSDDELFLGGSSQEGVHGLGRAICPASGEAGLGSCSTNGSSGGCEQELGLDLSKKSPPLPPATPGPPLTPDDPAQLSDSQHGSPLSASAPPVANSASYAELGGTPNEPMDLEGAEDNHLSLLEGPGGQPRKSLRHSARKKEWSKKEPMVGSPFERREVGPKGPCPGDEGEGLGDRVPNGILASNVGGGGPSGPYVEPAYPCKEEEENGKDGSEDSGQSGSEGGSGHAGTHYVYRQEGYETVSYGDNLYVCIPCAKGFPSSEQLNAHVETHTEEELFIKEEGAYETGSGGAEEEAEDLSAPSAAYAAEPRPFKCSVCEKTYKDPATLRQHEKTHWLTRPFPCNICGKMFTQRGTMTRHMRSHLGLKPFACDECGMRFTRQYRLTEHMRVHSGEKPYECQLCGGKFTQQRNLISHLRMHTSPS; encoded by the coding sequence GTGGTACGCGTGGGCGGGGCGCGGGGACATGGGGCCCGACATGGAGCTGCCCAGCCACTCCAAGCAGCTCCTGCTGCAGCTGAACCAGCAGAGGACGAAGGGTTTCCTGTGTGATGTCATTATCATGGTGGAGAACTCCATCTTCCGTGCGCACAAGAACGTCCTGGCTGCCAGCAGCATCTACTTCAAGTCCCTGGTCCTGCACGACAACCTCATCAACCTGGACACAGACATGGTCAGCTCCACAGTGTTCCAGCAGATCCTGGACTTCATCTACACGGGAAAACTGCTTCCCAGTGACCAGCCGGCCGAGCCCAACTTCAGCACTCTCCTCACTGCCGCCAGCTACCTCCAGCTGCCTGAGTTGGCAGCCCTTTGCCGCCGTAAACTCAAGCGAGCCGGCAAGCCCTTCGGCTCTGGTCGGGTGGGTGCCACTGGCATGGGGAGGCCCCCCCGCAGCCAGCGGCTATCCACAGCCTCCGTCATTCAGGCGCGGTATCCAGGGCTTGTGGACGGACGCAAAGGGGCCCATACCCCCCAGGAGCTCCCCCAGGCCAAAGGCTCAGATGACGAGCTTTTCCTCGGGGGCTCCAGCCAGGAGGGTGTGCATGGCCTGGGCCGGGCCATCTGTCCAGCCAGTGGGGAGGCCGGCCTGGGCAGCTGCAGCACCAATGGGAGCAGTGGGGGCTGTGAGCAGGAGCTAGGTCTGGACCTGTCCAAGAAGAGTCCTCCCCTACCTCCTGCCACCCCCGGTCCCCCCCTGACCCCCGACGACCCGGCCCAGTTGAGTGACAGTCAGCATGGCTCGCCCCTTTCAGCCTCCGCTCCTCCTGTTGCCAACAGTGCCTCTTATGCTGAGCTGGGGGGCACCCCCAATGAGCCCATGGATCTGGAGGGGGCCGAGGACAACCACCTGAGCCTGTTGGAGGGGCCTGGTGGGCAGCCCCGGAAGAGCCTGCGGCACTCAGCCCGCAAGAAGGAGTGGAGCAAGAAGGAGCCCATGGTGGGGTCCCCCTTTGAGCGGAGGGAAGTGGGGCCCAAGGGCCCTTGCCCAGGGGATGAGGGTGAGGGGCTAGGGGACAGGGTTCCCAATGGCATTCTGGCCAGCAATGTTGGTGGGGGTGGCCCCAGTGGGCCCTATGTGGAGCCCGCATATCCctgcaaggaggaggaggagaatggcAAGGATGGGAGCGAGGACAGTGGGCAGAGTGGGAGTGAGGGGGGCAGCGGCCACGCCGGCACCCACTATGTGTACCGACAGGAAGGCTACGAGACCGTGTCCTATGGGGACAACCTGTACGTGTGCATCCCCTGCGCCAAAGGCTTCCCCAGCTCAGAGCAGCTCAACGCCCACGTGGAGACACACACGGAGGAGGAGCTGTTCATTAAGGAGGAGGGAGCCTACGAGACGGGCAGTGGGGGTGCCGAGGAGGAGGCCGAGGACCTGTCGGCACCCAGTGCAGCCTACGCGGCCGAGCCCCGACCCTTCAAGTGCTCGGTCTGTGAGAAGACCTACAAGGACCCTGCCACGCTGCGGCAGCACGAGAAGACGCACTGGCTGACCCGGCCCTTCCCCTGCAACATCTGCGGCAAAATGTTCACGCAGCGCGGCACCATGACGCGCCACATGAGGAGCCACCTGGGCCTGAAGCCCTTTGCCTGTGACGAGTGTGGCATGCGCTTCACCCGCCAGTACCGCCTCACCGAGCACATGCGTGTGCACTCGGGCGAGAAGCCCTACGAGTGCCAGCTCTGCGGGGGCAAGTTCACCCAGCAGCGCAACCTCATCAGCCACTTGCGCATGCACACCTCCCCCTCCTAG